The following coding sequences are from one Hippopotamus amphibius kiboko isolate mHipAmp2 chromosome 9, mHipAmp2.hap2, whole genome shotgun sequence window:
- the SLC12A9 gene encoding solute carrier family 12 member 9 isoform X4 — translation MASENSPLLAYRLLGEEGVSFPANGAGGPGGASARKLSTFLGVVVPTVLSMFSIVVFLRIGFVVGHAGLLQALAMLLVAYFILALTVLSVCAIATNGAVRGGGAYFMISRTLGPEVGGSIGLMFYLANVCGCAVSLLGLVEAILDVFGADATGPSGLRVLPQGYGWNLLYGSLLLGLVGHFTSFNSSTLKANLGAGYAKDYTTGAMMTFASVFAVLFNGCTGIMAGANMSGELKDPSRAIPLGTIVAVAYTFFIYILLFFLSSFTCDRCLGRGILLQEDYGFFRAISLWPPLVLIGIYATSLSASMSSLIGASRILHALAQDDLFGVILAPAKVVSRGGNPWGAVIYSWGLAQLMLLAGKLNTLAAVVTVFYLVAYAAVDLSCLSLEWASAPNFRPTFSLFSWHTCLLGVASCLLMMFLISPGAAGGSLLLMGLLCALLTARGGPSSWGYVSQALLFHQVRKYLLRLDVRKDHVKFWRPQLLLLVGNPRGALPLLRLANQLKKGGLYVLGHVTLGDLDSLPSDPVQPQYGAWLSLVDRAQVKAFVDLTLSPSVRQGAQHLLRISGLGGMKPNTLVLGFYDDAAPQDHFLSDPAFSEPVDGTQEGGSPALSTLFPPPRAPGSPRALSPQDYVATVADALKMNKNVVLARDCGALPPERLSRGSGGTPQPHHVDVWPLNLLRPRGGPGYVDVCGLFLLQMATILGMVPAWHSARLRIFLCLGPLEAPGAAEGRLRALLSQLRIRAEVQEVVWGEGAASQEPEEEEEGDFVNGRRGDAEAEALACSANALVRAQQGRGRGGGPGGPEGGDGKEGPATALTFLYLPRPPADPARYPGYLALLEILSRDLGPTLLIHGVTPVTCTDL, via the exons ATGGCCAGTGAGAACTCTCCTCTGCTGGCCTACCggctcctgggggaggagggggtttCCTTCCCTGCCAATGGGGCCGGGGGTCCTGGAGGGGCGTCTGCCCGGAAGCTCTCCACCTTCCTGGGTGTGGTGGTGCCCACGGTCCTGTCTATGTTCAGTATAGTTGTCTTCTTGAGGATTG GGTTCGTGGTGGGTCATGCTGGGCTGCTGCAGGCTCTGGCCATGCTCCTGGTTGCCTACTTCATCCTGGCACTCACCGTCCTCTCCGTCTGTGCCATCGCCACCAATGGAGCTGTGCGAGGGGGCGGAGCCTACT TCATGATCAGTCGGACCCTGGGGCCCGAGGTCGGGGGCAGCATCGGCCTCATGTTCTACCTGGCTAACGTCTGTGGCTGTGCCGTCTCTCTGCTGGGGCTGGTGGAGGCCATACTTGATGTCTTCGGGGCTG ATGCCACGGGGCCCAGTGGGCTCCGGGTCCTACCCCAGGGCTACGGCTGGAACCTGCTCTATGGCTCCCTCCTGCTGGGCCTG GTTGGCCACTTCACCAGCTTCAAcagcagcaccctgaaggccaaTCTGGGTG CTGGCTACGCCAAGGACTACACCACGGGGGCCATGATGACCTTTGCCAGCGTCTTTGCCGTCCTTTTTAACGGCTGCACGGGCATCATGGCTGGGGCCAACATGTCAG GGGAGCTGAAGGACCCCAGCCGCGCCATTCCTCTGGGCACCATTGTTGCTGTTGCCTATACTTTCTTCATCTAcattctgcttttcttcctctccagctTCACCTGTGACAggtgcctggggagggg GATCCTGCTTCAGGAGGACTACGGGTTCTTCCGCGCCATCAGCCTGTGGCCCCCGCTGGTGCTGATCGGTATCTACGCCACGTCGCTCTCAGCCTCCATGAGCTCCCTCATCGGCGCCTCCCGCATCCTCCACGCCCTGGCCCAGGACGACCTCTTCG GAGTGATCCTGGCGCCGGCCAAGGTCGTATCCCGAGGGGGGAACCCCTGGGGGGCTGTGATCTATTCCTGGGGCCTAGCGCAG CTGATGCTTCTGGCTGGGAAGCTGAACACACTGGCTGCTGTGGTCACTGTCTTCTACTTGGTGGCCTATGCTGCCGTGGACCTGTCCTGCCTGAGCCTGGAGTGGGCCTCGGCCCCCAACTTCCG CCCCACCTTCAGCCTCTTCTCCTGGCACACCTGCCTGCTGGGGGTGGCCTCCTGCCTGCTCATGATGTTCCTCATCAGCCCCGGGGCCGCCGGCGGCTCCCTGCTTCTCATGGGCCTGCTTTGTGCCCTGCTCACCGCTCGAGGAGGCCCCAGCAGCTGGGGCTACGTCAGCCAGGCCCTGCTTTTCCACCAG GTGCGGAAATACCTGCTCCGGCTGGACGTCCGGAAGGACCACGTGAAGTTCTGGCGgccacagctgctgctgctggtggggaACCCCCGGGGCGCGCTGCCTCTGCTGCGGTTGGCCAACCAGCTCAAGAAAGGGGGCCTCTATGTTCTGGGCCACGTCACCCTGGGAGACCTCG ACTCCCTGCCCTCGGACCCCGTGCAGCCACAGTATGGGGCGTGGCTGAGCCTGGTGGACCGGGCCCAAGTGAAGGCCTTTGTGGACCTCACCCTCTCGCCCTCCGTGCGCCAGGGGGCTCAGCACCTGCTGCGGATCTCAGGTCTTG GTGGCATGAAGCCCAACACACTGGTCCTGGGTTTCTACGATGACGCTGCACCACAGGACCACTTCCTTTCAGACCCAGCTTTCTCTGAGCCTGTGGATGGCACCCAGGAGGGTGGGTCCCCGGCCCTAAGCACCCTGTTCCCTCCACCCCGGGCTCCTGGGAGCCCCCGGGCTCTCAGTCCCCAGGATTACGTGGCCACAGTGGCAGACGCCCTGAAGATGAACAAGAATGTGGTTCTGGCCCGGGACTGTGGGGCTCTGCCCCCTGAGCGGCTGAGCCGGGGATCCGGGGGCACCCCTCAGCCACATCACGTGGACGTGTGGCCCCTCAACCTGCTGCGGCCTCGGGGCGGGCCCGGCTACGTGGACGTCTGTGGCCTCTTCCTGCTGCAGATGGCAACCATCTTGGGCATGGTGCCTGCTTGGCACAGTGCCCGCCTCCGGATCTTCTTGTGCCTGGGGCCTCTCGAGGCCCCAGGGGCGGCCGAGGGGCGGCTGCGGGCACTGCTGAGCCAGCTGAGGATCCGGGCTGAGGTGCAGGAGGTGGTGTGGGGCGAGGGGGCTGCATCCCAGGagcctgaggaggaggaggaaggggacttCGTGAATGGCAGGCGGGGAGACGCCGAGGCAGAGGCCCTGGCTTGCAGCGCCAACGCCCTGGTTCGGGCCCAGCAGGGGCGTGGCAGGGGAggagggcctggtgggcctgAGGGTGGGGATGGCAAGGAGGGGCCCGCCACCGCCCTCACCTTCCTGTACTTGCCTCGGCCACCTGCTGACCCTGCCCGCTACCCTGGCTACCTGGCGCTACTGGAAATCCTGAGCCGCGACCTGGGCCCCACGCTGCTCATTCATGGTGTCACTCCTGTCACTTGCACTGATCTCTGA
- the SLC12A9 gene encoding solute carrier family 12 member 9 isoform X2, with product MASENSPLLAYRLLGEEGVSFPANGAGGPGGASARKLSTFLGVVVPTVLSMFSIVVFLRIGFVVGHAGLLQALAMLLVAYFILALTVLSVCAIATNGAVRGGGAYFMISRTLGPEVGGSIGLMFYLANVCGCAVSLLGLVEAILDVFGADATGPSGLRVLPQGYGWNLLYGSLLLGLVGGVCTLGAGLYARASFLTFLLVSGSLASVLVSFVAVGPRDIPLTPRPGPNGSSLPSQVGHFTSFNSSTLKANLGAGYAKDYTTGAMMTFASVFAVLFNGCTGIMAGANMSGELKDPSRAIPLGTIVAVAYTFFIYILLFFLSSFTCDRILLQEDYGFFRAISLWPPLVLIGIYATSLSASMSSLIGASRILHALAQDDLFGVILAPAKVVSRGGNPWGAVIYSWGLAQLMLLAGKLNTLAAVVTVFYLVAYAAVDLSCLSLEWASAPNFRPTFSLFSWHTCLLGVASCLLMMFLISPGAAGGSLLLMGLLCALLTARGGPSSWGYVSQALLFHQVRKYLLRLDVRKDHVKFWRPQLLLLVGNPRGALPLLRLANQLKKGGLYVLGHVTLGDLDSLPSDPVQPQYGAWLSLVDRAQVKAFVDLTLSPSVRQGAQHLLRISGLGGMKPNTLVLGFYDDAAPQDHFLSDPAFSEPVDGTQEGGSPALSTLFPPPRAPGSPRALSPQDYVATVADALKMNKNVVLARDCGALPPERLSRGSGGTPQPHHVDVWPLNLLRPRGGPGYVDVCGLFLLQMATILGMVPAWHSARLRIFLCLGPLEAPGAAEGRLRALLSQLRIRAEVQEVVWGEGAASQEPEEEEEGDFVNGRRGDAEAEALACSANALVRAQQGRGRGGGPGGPEGGDGKEGPATALTFLYLPRPPADPARYPGYLALLEILSRDLGPTLLIHGVTPVTCTDL from the exons ATGGCCAGTGAGAACTCTCCTCTGCTGGCCTACCggctcctgggggaggagggggtttCCTTCCCTGCCAATGGGGCCGGGGGTCCTGGAGGGGCGTCTGCCCGGAAGCTCTCCACCTTCCTGGGTGTGGTGGTGCCCACGGTCCTGTCTATGTTCAGTATAGTTGTCTTCTTGAGGATTG GGTTCGTGGTGGGTCATGCTGGGCTGCTGCAGGCTCTGGCCATGCTCCTGGTTGCCTACTTCATCCTGGCACTCACCGTCCTCTCCGTCTGTGCCATCGCCACCAATGGAGCTGTGCGAGGGGGCGGAGCCTACT TCATGATCAGTCGGACCCTGGGGCCCGAGGTCGGGGGCAGCATCGGCCTCATGTTCTACCTGGCTAACGTCTGTGGCTGTGCCGTCTCTCTGCTGGGGCTGGTGGAGGCCATACTTGATGTCTTCGGGGCTG ATGCCACGGGGCCCAGTGGGCTCCGGGTCCTACCCCAGGGCTACGGCTGGAACCTGCTCTATGGCTCCCTCCTGCTGGGCCTGGTGGGTGGAGTCTGCACGCTGGGGGCCGGCCTCTACGCCCGTGCCTCCTTCCTCACATTCCTCCTGGTCTCCGGTTCCCTGGCCTCTGTGCTGGTCAGCTTTGTAGCTGTGGGGCCCAGGGACATCCCCTTGACCCCTCGGCCTGGCCCCAACGGCTCCTCCCTGCCGTCCCAGGTTGGCCACTTCACCAGCTTCAAcagcagcaccctgaaggccaaTCTGGGTG CTGGCTACGCCAAGGACTACACCACGGGGGCCATGATGACCTTTGCCAGCGTCTTTGCCGTCCTTTTTAACGGCTGCACGGGCATCATGGCTGGGGCCAACATGTCAG GGGAGCTGAAGGACCCCAGCCGCGCCATTCCTCTGGGCACCATTGTTGCTGTTGCCTATACTTTCTTCATCTAcattctgcttttcttcctctccagctTCACCTGTGACAg GATCCTGCTTCAGGAGGACTACGGGTTCTTCCGCGCCATCAGCCTGTGGCCCCCGCTGGTGCTGATCGGTATCTACGCCACGTCGCTCTCAGCCTCCATGAGCTCCCTCATCGGCGCCTCCCGCATCCTCCACGCCCTGGCCCAGGACGACCTCTTCG GAGTGATCCTGGCGCCGGCCAAGGTCGTATCCCGAGGGGGGAACCCCTGGGGGGCTGTGATCTATTCCTGGGGCCTAGCGCAG CTGATGCTTCTGGCTGGGAAGCTGAACACACTGGCTGCTGTGGTCACTGTCTTCTACTTGGTGGCCTATGCTGCCGTGGACCTGTCCTGCCTGAGCCTGGAGTGGGCCTCGGCCCCCAACTTCCG CCCCACCTTCAGCCTCTTCTCCTGGCACACCTGCCTGCTGGGGGTGGCCTCCTGCCTGCTCATGATGTTCCTCATCAGCCCCGGGGCCGCCGGCGGCTCCCTGCTTCTCATGGGCCTGCTTTGTGCCCTGCTCACCGCTCGAGGAGGCCCCAGCAGCTGGGGCTACGTCAGCCAGGCCCTGCTTTTCCACCAG GTGCGGAAATACCTGCTCCGGCTGGACGTCCGGAAGGACCACGTGAAGTTCTGGCGgccacagctgctgctgctggtggggaACCCCCGGGGCGCGCTGCCTCTGCTGCGGTTGGCCAACCAGCTCAAGAAAGGGGGCCTCTATGTTCTGGGCCACGTCACCCTGGGAGACCTCG ACTCCCTGCCCTCGGACCCCGTGCAGCCACAGTATGGGGCGTGGCTGAGCCTGGTGGACCGGGCCCAAGTGAAGGCCTTTGTGGACCTCACCCTCTCGCCCTCCGTGCGCCAGGGGGCTCAGCACCTGCTGCGGATCTCAGGTCTTG GTGGCATGAAGCCCAACACACTGGTCCTGGGTTTCTACGATGACGCTGCACCACAGGACCACTTCCTTTCAGACCCAGCTTTCTCTGAGCCTGTGGATGGCACCCAGGAGGGTGGGTCCCCGGCCCTAAGCACCCTGTTCCCTCCACCCCGGGCTCCTGGGAGCCCCCGGGCTCTCAGTCCCCAGGATTACGTGGCCACAGTGGCAGACGCCCTGAAGATGAACAAGAATGTGGTTCTGGCCCGGGACTGTGGGGCTCTGCCCCCTGAGCGGCTGAGCCGGGGATCCGGGGGCACCCCTCAGCCACATCACGTGGACGTGTGGCCCCTCAACCTGCTGCGGCCTCGGGGCGGGCCCGGCTACGTGGACGTCTGTGGCCTCTTCCTGCTGCAGATGGCAACCATCTTGGGCATGGTGCCTGCTTGGCACAGTGCCCGCCTCCGGATCTTCTTGTGCCTGGGGCCTCTCGAGGCCCCAGGGGCGGCCGAGGGGCGGCTGCGGGCACTGCTGAGCCAGCTGAGGATCCGGGCTGAGGTGCAGGAGGTGGTGTGGGGCGAGGGGGCTGCATCCCAGGagcctgaggaggaggaggaaggggacttCGTGAATGGCAGGCGGGGAGACGCCGAGGCAGAGGCCCTGGCTTGCAGCGCCAACGCCCTGGTTCGGGCCCAGCAGGGGCGTGGCAGGGGAggagggcctggtgggcctgAGGGTGGGGATGGCAAGGAGGGGCCCGCCACCGCCCTCACCTTCCTGTACTTGCCTCGGCCACCTGCTGACCCTGCCCGCTACCCTGGCTACCTGGCGCTACTGGAAATCCTGAGCCGCGACCTGGGCCCCACGCTGCTCATTCATGGTGTCACTCCTGTCACTTGCACTGATCTCTGA
- the SLC12A9 gene encoding solute carrier family 12 member 9 isoform X3, translating into MGRVCAGGAGSGPGIPVAAAVFSGTRAPFASSRPLRLSGITPERLRPPVGFVVGHAGLLQALAMLLVAYFILALTVLSVCAIATNGAVRGGGAYFMISRTLGPEVGGSIGLMFYLANVCGCAVSLLGLVEAILDVFGADATGPSGLRVLPQGYGWNLLYGSLLLGLVGGVCTLGAGLYARASFLTFLLVSGSLASVLVSFVAVGPRDIPLTPRPGPNGSSLPSQVGHFTSFNSSTLKANLGAGYAKDYTTGAMMTFASVFAVLFNGCTGIMAGANMSGELKDPSRAIPLGTIVAVAYTFFIYILLFFLSSFTCDRCLGRGILLQEDYGFFRAISLWPPLVLIGIYATSLSASMSSLIGASRILHALAQDDLFGVILAPAKVVSRGGNPWGAVIYSWGLAQLMLLAGKLNTLAAVVTVFYLVAYAAVDLSCLSLEWASAPNFRPTFSLFSWHTCLLGVASCLLMMFLISPGAAGGSLLLMGLLCALLTARGGPSSWGYVSQALLFHQVRKYLLRLDVRKDHVKFWRPQLLLLVGNPRGALPLLRLANQLKKGGLYVLGHVTLGDLDSLPSDPVQPQYGAWLSLVDRAQVKAFVDLTLSPSVRQGAQHLLRISGLGGMKPNTLVLGFYDDAAPQDHFLSDPAFSEPVDGTQEGGSPALSTLFPPPRAPGSPRALSPQDYVATVADALKMNKNVVLARDCGALPPERLSRGSGGTPQPHHVDVWPLNLLRPRGGPGYVDVCGLFLLQMATILGMVPAWHSARLRIFLCLGPLEAPGAAEGRLRALLSQLRIRAEVQEVVWGEGAASQEPEEEEEGDFVNGRRGDAEAEALACSANALVRAQQGRGRGGGPGGPEGGDGKEGPATALTFLYLPRPPADPARYPGYLALLEILSRDLGPTLLIHGVTPVTCTDL; encoded by the exons ATGGGGCGCGTGTGTGCTGGAGGAGCAGGCTCCGGGCCTGGCATCCCGGTAGCCGCAGCTGTCTTTTCCGGCACCCGCGCCCCCTTCGCCAGTAGCAGACCCCTCCGGCTCTCGGGGATCACCCCCGAGCGGCTGCGTCCCCCTGTGG GGTTCGTGGTGGGTCATGCTGGGCTGCTGCAGGCTCTGGCCATGCTCCTGGTTGCCTACTTCATCCTGGCACTCACCGTCCTCTCCGTCTGTGCCATCGCCACCAATGGAGCTGTGCGAGGGGGCGGAGCCTACT TCATGATCAGTCGGACCCTGGGGCCCGAGGTCGGGGGCAGCATCGGCCTCATGTTCTACCTGGCTAACGTCTGTGGCTGTGCCGTCTCTCTGCTGGGGCTGGTGGAGGCCATACTTGATGTCTTCGGGGCTG ATGCCACGGGGCCCAGTGGGCTCCGGGTCCTACCCCAGGGCTACGGCTGGAACCTGCTCTATGGCTCCCTCCTGCTGGGCCTGGTGGGTGGAGTCTGCACGCTGGGGGCCGGCCTCTACGCCCGTGCCTCCTTCCTCACATTCCTCCTGGTCTCCGGTTCCCTGGCCTCTGTGCTGGTCAGCTTTGTAGCTGTGGGGCCCAGGGACATCCCCTTGACCCCTCGGCCTGGCCCCAACGGCTCCTCCCTGCCGTCCCAGGTTGGCCACTTCACCAGCTTCAAcagcagcaccctgaaggccaaTCTGGGTG CTGGCTACGCCAAGGACTACACCACGGGGGCCATGATGACCTTTGCCAGCGTCTTTGCCGTCCTTTTTAACGGCTGCACGGGCATCATGGCTGGGGCCAACATGTCAG GGGAGCTGAAGGACCCCAGCCGCGCCATTCCTCTGGGCACCATTGTTGCTGTTGCCTATACTTTCTTCATCTAcattctgcttttcttcctctccagctTCACCTGTGACAggtgcctggggagggg GATCCTGCTTCAGGAGGACTACGGGTTCTTCCGCGCCATCAGCCTGTGGCCCCCGCTGGTGCTGATCGGTATCTACGCCACGTCGCTCTCAGCCTCCATGAGCTCCCTCATCGGCGCCTCCCGCATCCTCCACGCCCTGGCCCAGGACGACCTCTTCG GAGTGATCCTGGCGCCGGCCAAGGTCGTATCCCGAGGGGGGAACCCCTGGGGGGCTGTGATCTATTCCTGGGGCCTAGCGCAG CTGATGCTTCTGGCTGGGAAGCTGAACACACTGGCTGCTGTGGTCACTGTCTTCTACTTGGTGGCCTATGCTGCCGTGGACCTGTCCTGCCTGAGCCTGGAGTGGGCCTCGGCCCCCAACTTCCG CCCCACCTTCAGCCTCTTCTCCTGGCACACCTGCCTGCTGGGGGTGGCCTCCTGCCTGCTCATGATGTTCCTCATCAGCCCCGGGGCCGCCGGCGGCTCCCTGCTTCTCATGGGCCTGCTTTGTGCCCTGCTCACCGCTCGAGGAGGCCCCAGCAGCTGGGGCTACGTCAGCCAGGCCCTGCTTTTCCACCAG GTGCGGAAATACCTGCTCCGGCTGGACGTCCGGAAGGACCACGTGAAGTTCTGGCGgccacagctgctgctgctggtggggaACCCCCGGGGCGCGCTGCCTCTGCTGCGGTTGGCCAACCAGCTCAAGAAAGGGGGCCTCTATGTTCTGGGCCACGTCACCCTGGGAGACCTCG ACTCCCTGCCCTCGGACCCCGTGCAGCCACAGTATGGGGCGTGGCTGAGCCTGGTGGACCGGGCCCAAGTGAAGGCCTTTGTGGACCTCACCCTCTCGCCCTCCGTGCGCCAGGGGGCTCAGCACCTGCTGCGGATCTCAGGTCTTG GTGGCATGAAGCCCAACACACTGGTCCTGGGTTTCTACGATGACGCTGCACCACAGGACCACTTCCTTTCAGACCCAGCTTTCTCTGAGCCTGTGGATGGCACCCAGGAGGGTGGGTCCCCGGCCCTAAGCACCCTGTTCCCTCCACCCCGGGCTCCTGGGAGCCCCCGGGCTCTCAGTCCCCAGGATTACGTGGCCACAGTGGCAGACGCCCTGAAGATGAACAAGAATGTGGTTCTGGCCCGGGACTGTGGGGCTCTGCCCCCTGAGCGGCTGAGCCGGGGATCCGGGGGCACCCCTCAGCCACATCACGTGGACGTGTGGCCCCTCAACCTGCTGCGGCCTCGGGGCGGGCCCGGCTACGTGGACGTCTGTGGCCTCTTCCTGCTGCAGATGGCAACCATCTTGGGCATGGTGCCTGCTTGGCACAGTGCCCGCCTCCGGATCTTCTTGTGCCTGGGGCCTCTCGAGGCCCCAGGGGCGGCCGAGGGGCGGCTGCGGGCACTGCTGAGCCAGCTGAGGATCCGGGCTGAGGTGCAGGAGGTGGTGTGGGGCGAGGGGGCTGCATCCCAGGagcctgaggaggaggaggaaggggacttCGTGAATGGCAGGCGGGGAGACGCCGAGGCAGAGGCCCTGGCTTGCAGCGCCAACGCCCTGGTTCGGGCCCAGCAGGGGCGTGGCAGGGGAggagggcctggtgggcctgAGGGTGGGGATGGCAAGGAGGGGCCCGCCACCGCCCTCACCTTCCTGTACTTGCCTCGGCCACCTGCTGACCCTGCCCGCTACCCTGGCTACCTGGCGCTACTGGAAATCCTGAGCCGCGACCTGGGCCCCACGCTGCTCATTCATGGTGTCACTCCTGTCACTTGCACTGATCTCTGA
- the SLC12A9 gene encoding solute carrier family 12 member 9 isoform X1: MASENSPLLAYRLLGEEGVSFPANGAGGPGGASARKLSTFLGVVVPTVLSMFSIVVFLRIGFVVGHAGLLQALAMLLVAYFILALTVLSVCAIATNGAVRGGGAYFMISRTLGPEVGGSIGLMFYLANVCGCAVSLLGLVEAILDVFGADATGPSGLRVLPQGYGWNLLYGSLLLGLVGGVCTLGAGLYARASFLTFLLVSGSLASVLVSFVAVGPRDIPLTPRPGPNGSSLPSQVGHFTSFNSSTLKANLGAGYAKDYTTGAMMTFASVFAVLFNGCTGIMAGANMSGELKDPSRAIPLGTIVAVAYTFFIYILLFFLSSFTCDRCLGRGILLQEDYGFFRAISLWPPLVLIGIYATSLSASMSSLIGASRILHALAQDDLFGVILAPAKVVSRGGNPWGAVIYSWGLAQLMLLAGKLNTLAAVVTVFYLVAYAAVDLSCLSLEWASAPNFRPTFSLFSWHTCLLGVASCLLMMFLISPGAAGGSLLLMGLLCALLTARGGPSSWGYVSQALLFHQVRKYLLRLDVRKDHVKFWRPQLLLLVGNPRGALPLLRLANQLKKGGLYVLGHVTLGDLDSLPSDPVQPQYGAWLSLVDRAQVKAFVDLTLSPSVRQGAQHLLRISGLGGMKPNTLVLGFYDDAAPQDHFLSDPAFSEPVDGTQEGGSPALSTLFPPPRAPGSPRALSPQDYVATVADALKMNKNVVLARDCGALPPERLSRGSGGTPQPHHVDVWPLNLLRPRGGPGYVDVCGLFLLQMATILGMVPAWHSARLRIFLCLGPLEAPGAAEGRLRALLSQLRIRAEVQEVVWGEGAASQEPEEEEEGDFVNGRRGDAEAEALACSANALVRAQQGRGRGGGPGGPEGGDGKEGPATALTFLYLPRPPADPARYPGYLALLEILSRDLGPTLLIHGVTPVTCTDL, translated from the exons ATGGCCAGTGAGAACTCTCCTCTGCTGGCCTACCggctcctgggggaggagggggtttCCTTCCCTGCCAATGGGGCCGGGGGTCCTGGAGGGGCGTCTGCCCGGAAGCTCTCCACCTTCCTGGGTGTGGTGGTGCCCACGGTCCTGTCTATGTTCAGTATAGTTGTCTTCTTGAGGATTG GGTTCGTGGTGGGTCATGCTGGGCTGCTGCAGGCTCTGGCCATGCTCCTGGTTGCCTACTTCATCCTGGCACTCACCGTCCTCTCCGTCTGTGCCATCGCCACCAATGGAGCTGTGCGAGGGGGCGGAGCCTACT TCATGATCAGTCGGACCCTGGGGCCCGAGGTCGGGGGCAGCATCGGCCTCATGTTCTACCTGGCTAACGTCTGTGGCTGTGCCGTCTCTCTGCTGGGGCTGGTGGAGGCCATACTTGATGTCTTCGGGGCTG ATGCCACGGGGCCCAGTGGGCTCCGGGTCCTACCCCAGGGCTACGGCTGGAACCTGCTCTATGGCTCCCTCCTGCTGGGCCTGGTGGGTGGAGTCTGCACGCTGGGGGCCGGCCTCTACGCCCGTGCCTCCTTCCTCACATTCCTCCTGGTCTCCGGTTCCCTGGCCTCTGTGCTGGTCAGCTTTGTAGCTGTGGGGCCCAGGGACATCCCCTTGACCCCTCGGCCTGGCCCCAACGGCTCCTCCCTGCCGTCCCAGGTTGGCCACTTCACCAGCTTCAAcagcagcaccctgaaggccaaTCTGGGTG CTGGCTACGCCAAGGACTACACCACGGGGGCCATGATGACCTTTGCCAGCGTCTTTGCCGTCCTTTTTAACGGCTGCACGGGCATCATGGCTGGGGCCAACATGTCAG GGGAGCTGAAGGACCCCAGCCGCGCCATTCCTCTGGGCACCATTGTTGCTGTTGCCTATACTTTCTTCATCTAcattctgcttttcttcctctccagctTCACCTGTGACAggtgcctggggagggg GATCCTGCTTCAGGAGGACTACGGGTTCTTCCGCGCCATCAGCCTGTGGCCCCCGCTGGTGCTGATCGGTATCTACGCCACGTCGCTCTCAGCCTCCATGAGCTCCCTCATCGGCGCCTCCCGCATCCTCCACGCCCTGGCCCAGGACGACCTCTTCG GAGTGATCCTGGCGCCGGCCAAGGTCGTATCCCGAGGGGGGAACCCCTGGGGGGCTGTGATCTATTCCTGGGGCCTAGCGCAG CTGATGCTTCTGGCTGGGAAGCTGAACACACTGGCTGCTGTGGTCACTGTCTTCTACTTGGTGGCCTATGCTGCCGTGGACCTGTCCTGCCTGAGCCTGGAGTGGGCCTCGGCCCCCAACTTCCG CCCCACCTTCAGCCTCTTCTCCTGGCACACCTGCCTGCTGGGGGTGGCCTCCTGCCTGCTCATGATGTTCCTCATCAGCCCCGGGGCCGCCGGCGGCTCCCTGCTTCTCATGGGCCTGCTTTGTGCCCTGCTCACCGCTCGAGGAGGCCCCAGCAGCTGGGGCTACGTCAGCCAGGCCCTGCTTTTCCACCAG GTGCGGAAATACCTGCTCCGGCTGGACGTCCGGAAGGACCACGTGAAGTTCTGGCGgccacagctgctgctgctggtggggaACCCCCGGGGCGCGCTGCCTCTGCTGCGGTTGGCCAACCAGCTCAAGAAAGGGGGCCTCTATGTTCTGGGCCACGTCACCCTGGGAGACCTCG ACTCCCTGCCCTCGGACCCCGTGCAGCCACAGTATGGGGCGTGGCTGAGCCTGGTGGACCGGGCCCAAGTGAAGGCCTTTGTGGACCTCACCCTCTCGCCCTCCGTGCGCCAGGGGGCTCAGCACCTGCTGCGGATCTCAGGTCTTG GTGGCATGAAGCCCAACACACTGGTCCTGGGTTTCTACGATGACGCTGCACCACAGGACCACTTCCTTTCAGACCCAGCTTTCTCTGAGCCTGTGGATGGCACCCAGGAGGGTGGGTCCCCGGCCCTAAGCACCCTGTTCCCTCCACCCCGGGCTCCTGGGAGCCCCCGGGCTCTCAGTCCCCAGGATTACGTGGCCACAGTGGCAGACGCCCTGAAGATGAACAAGAATGTGGTTCTGGCCCGGGACTGTGGGGCTCTGCCCCCTGAGCGGCTGAGCCGGGGATCCGGGGGCACCCCTCAGCCACATCACGTGGACGTGTGGCCCCTCAACCTGCTGCGGCCTCGGGGCGGGCCCGGCTACGTGGACGTCTGTGGCCTCTTCCTGCTGCAGATGGCAACCATCTTGGGCATGGTGCCTGCTTGGCACAGTGCCCGCCTCCGGATCTTCTTGTGCCTGGGGCCTCTCGAGGCCCCAGGGGCGGCCGAGGGGCGGCTGCGGGCACTGCTGAGCCAGCTGAGGATCCGGGCTGAGGTGCAGGAGGTGGTGTGGGGCGAGGGGGCTGCATCCCAGGagcctgaggaggaggaggaaggggacttCGTGAATGGCAGGCGGGGAGACGCCGAGGCAGAGGCCCTGGCTTGCAGCGCCAACGCCCTGGTTCGGGCCCAGCAGGGGCGTGGCAGGGGAggagggcctggtgggcctgAGGGTGGGGATGGCAAGGAGGGGCCCGCCACCGCCCTCACCTTCCTGTACTTGCCTCGGCCACCTGCTGACCCTGCCCGCTACCCTGGCTACCTGGCGCTACTGGAAATCCTGAGCCGCGACCTGGGCCCCACGCTGCTCATTCATGGTGTCACTCCTGTCACTTGCACTGATCTCTGA